A single Pan troglodytes isolate AG18354 chromosome X, NHGRI_mPanTro3-v2.0_pri, whole genome shotgun sequence DNA region contains:
- the TRPC5OS gene encoding putative uncharacterized protein TRPC5OS: MDSVLIHVLIDGLVACVAQLIRIADELLQFILQVQEVPYVEENGRAEETEADAPLPEEPSLPDLPDLSDLDSILTPREDEDLIFDIDQAMLDMDNLYEDTVSGINDDLTGD; encoded by the coding sequence ATGGATTCTGTGTTAATTCATGTACTCATTGATGGACTTGTTGCTTGTGTAGCCCAGTTAATAagaatagctgatgagcttttaCAATTCATTCTACAAGTACAAGAAGTTCCTTATGTAGAAGAAAATGGTAGAGCAGAAGAGACTGAAGCAGATGCACCTCTTCCCGAGGAGCCTTCGCTACCTGATCTCCCTGATCTCTCAGACTTAGACTCAATACTTACACCAAGAGAGGATGAAGACCTAATATTTGATATAGATCAGGCTATGTTAGACATGGATAACTTATATGAAGATACAGTCTCTGGTATAAATGATGACTTAACAGGTGACTAA